A genomic window from Brassica oleracea var. oleracea cultivar TO1000 chromosome C8, BOL, whole genome shotgun sequence includes:
- the LOC106310067 gene encoding mannan endo-1,4-beta-mannosidase 2-like: MSPPGNGPMVPILGFLTCVAFLYLSFGDLWLDYNREAELGFVSRNGTQFVLDGKPLYVNGWNSYWFMDHAVNDHSRHRVGAMLEAGSKMGLTVCRTWAFNDGGYNALQISPGRFDERVFKALDHVIAEAKTHGVRLLLSLVNNLQNYGGKTQYVNWAWQEGVGLSSSNDSFFFDPSIRRYFKNYLTVLLTRKNSITGIEYRNDPTIFAWELINEPRCLTDISGDTLQDWINEMTAFIKSIDKKHLLTVGLEGFYGPKSPKRLTVNPERWASELGSDFVRNSESPNIDFASVHIYPDHWFHDQGFEENLRFAVKWMQSHMEDGDKELKKPVLFTEFGLSNMNKDYEPSQRDRFYRAIFDVVYKSAKRKRSGAGTLVWQFLIQGMEGFNDEFGIVPWEKDSIQRLMMEQSCRLGRVTGRLLQDKKATEICSNKP, from the exons ATGTCTCCACCAGGAAACGGACCAATGGTCCCAATACTAGGCTTCCTTACATGCGTTGCGTTTCTCTATCTCTCCTTCGGAGATTTGTGGCTCGATTACAACAGGGAGGCGGAGCTAGGGTTCGTGAGCCGGAACGGGACACAGTTCGTGTTGGATGGTAAGCCTCTGTATGTGAACGGGTGGAACTCGTACTGGTTCATGGACCACGCCGTCAATGATCATAGCAGGCACCGTGTCGGTGCAATGCTCGAAGCTGGATCCAAAATGGGCCTCACTGTTTGCAGAACCTGGGCCTTCAATGATGGTGGCTACAACGCTCTCCAGATCTCTCCTGGCAGATTCGATGAACGTGTCTTCAAG GCATTGGATCATGTAATCGCAGAGGCGAAAACACACGGTGTTAGGTTGCTTCTTAGCTTAGTGAATAACCTACAAAACTATGGAGGGAAGACTCAGTACGTTAACTGGGCATGGCAAGAAGGTGTTGGCCTCAGCTCCTCCAATGATTCATTCTTCTTTGACCCATCTATCCGCAGATACTTCAAGAATTACCTCACT GTGCTGCTGACTCGCAAGAACTCGATAACGGGGATAGAGTACAGAAACGACCCTACAATATTTGCGTGGGAGTTGATAAACGAGCCTCGGTGCTTGACCGATATCTCTGGGGATACTCTCCAA GACTGGATTAACGAAATGACAGCATTTATTAAATCGATTGACAAGAAGCATCTTCTAACAGTAGGCTTGGAAGGTTTCTACGGCCCCAAGAGCCCAAAACGGCTGACGGTAAACCCGGAAAGGTGGGCCTCTGAGCTTGGTTCAGATTTTGTTAGAAACTCTGAGTCCCCAAACATTGATTTTGCATCGGTTCATATCTACCCTGATCACTG GTTCCACGATCAGGGGTTTGAAGAAAACCTAAGGTTTGCGGTGAAATGGATGCAGTCTCATATGGAAGACGGGGACAAGGAACTGAAGAAGCCTGTTCTCTTCACGGAGTTCGGGCTCTCGAATATGAACAAGGACTATGAGCCATCGCAGCGTGACCGGTTCTACAGAGCAATATTTGATGTGGTATACAAATCAGCCAAGCGGAAGAGGTCTGGGGCAGGGACATTGGTGTGGCAGTTTTTGATACAAGGCATGGAAGGGTTCAACGATGAGTTTGGGATAGTGCCGTGGGAGAAAGATTCGATACAGAGACTAATGATGGAGCAGTCTTGCAGATTGGGTCGGGTGACAGGACGCCTTCTTCAGGACAAGAAGGCGACAGAGATATGTTCCAACAAACCATGA
- the LOC106310070 gene encoding uncharacterized protein LOC106310070 gives MDRQNSDDIMRFLDGMASSDDVLFGFLDEGNQSPEDFNLNGGSDTDDVDNNSNCTSEENKVFWHEQEQLLQGTLYRTSSIETKIRQATKEALKQVKSKGLHCVCRRPVAGGCRSCLRGEISRHLRDVAGYDCVISKSKWRSSQDIPAGEHEYIEIVDRSDSKKGEMRVVIELSFRAEFEIAKCGEDYKRLISRLPEVYVGKTDRLRSLIKILCIAGKKCLRDNKMHMGPWRKHKYMQAKWLGTCERSNSLGAAVTKTTEPENWVPRAKPRVSMLNYDGLLGSLSTGMGRHAAVTVV, from the exons ATGGATCGGCAAAATTCCGATGACATCATGAGATTTCTCGATGGAATGGCTAGCTCTGACGACGTTCTCTTCGGTTTCCTCGATGAAGGAAACCAGTCACCGGAAGACTTCAATCTCAACGGAGGCTCAGATACAGACGACGTCGACAACAATAGCAATTGCACTTCCGAAGAAAACAAAGTTTTCTGGCATGAACAAGAACAACTTCTCCAG GGAACACTGTATAGGACAAGTTCGATTGAGACAAAGATTAGACAAGCGACAAAGGAAGCTTTGAAACAAGTTAAATCAAAGGGTCTTCATTGTGTCTGCCGGCGACCTGTTGCTGGCGGTTGCCGGAGCTGCTTACGTGGTGAAATCTCTCGACACCTCCGAGATGTGGCCGGCTACGACTGCGTCATCTCCAAATCCAAATGGAGAAGCTCTCAAGACATCCCTGCAG GTGAACACGAATACATAGAGATCGTGGACCGATCTGATTCCAAGAAAGGCGAGATGCGAGTCGTGATCGAGCTATCATTCAGGGCAGAGTTCGAGATAGCAAAATGCGGTGAAGATTACAAAAGGCTTATCAGCCGATTGCCGGAGGTTTACGTCGGAAAAACCGATAGGCTCCGATCTTTGATCAAAATATTGTGCATCGCGGGAAAGAAATGCTTGAGAGACAATAAAATGCATATGGGACCATGGAGAAAACACAAGTACATGCAAGCCAAGTGGCTTGGCACGTGCGAAAGATCGAACTCCTTGGGAGCAGCGGTCACAAAGACAACAGAGCCGGAGAATTGGGTGCCGAGGGCGAAGCCTAGAGTTTCTATGTTGAACTACGATGGTCTGCTTGGTAGTTTGTCCACTGGTATGGGCCGTCATGCAGCTGTAACGGTCGTGTGA
- the LOC106310066 gene encoding mitotic checkpoint serine/threonine-protein kinase BUB1 isoform X2: protein MSSLSSSPTSLGDPLFPWLLKIRKSTEDVCSGRSSGEDLDELLYECISTHKEDARYRNDVRFLKICFLYLEGSEDFESVYKEVEENEICIGHSLLYEWYATFLELKGLWIRAHLVYQTGLSREAQPFDRLKEAHSFFLQRISKRTKPSSLVKVGEALFVNPWETSTVDGLILKIKPQLLKYDGYYATNKAFPSKANLSFLQNFSRNKIIDIGGRKYQIKGCAGQGGFAQVFKACIDSNPDEIVALKVQKPPFPLEFHMYRQLDHRIPENQRSSFGLAQRVHMYSDCSILVCDYLSHGTLQDVINSYVVVGKSMEEVLCMYYTVEMLYMLETLHSVGIIHGDFKPDNLLIQYPPKNLTETGFHEKTGSWSNQGLCLVDWGRGIDLSLFPSTTQFTGDCRTSGFRCTEMKENKPWKFQVDTYGLCVIVHMMLHNTYMEIDKKQSLDGGHVNLPRTSFKRYWNVDMWKELFTKLLNSETCEDDTETLRSLRKSMEAYICSDPKLMDKLNELLAKQRVSLCSS from the exons ATGAGCTCCTTATCATCATCACCCACCTCCCTCGGCGACCCGCTCTTCCCCTGGCTTCT GAAGATTCGAAAATCGACGGAAGATGTATGCTCCGGTAGAAGTTCCGGCGAAGATCTCGACGAGCTTCTCTACGAGTGTATCTCAACTCACAAGGAAGATGCTCGGTACCGAAACGACGTCAGATTCCTCAAGATCTGCTTCCTCTAC CTTGAGGGCAGTGAGGATTTCGAGAGTGTTTATAAAGAAGTTGAGGAGAATGAGATATGCATAGGGCACTCGTTGCTCTACGAATGGTATGCCACTTTCCTCGAGCTCAAAGGATTATGGATAAGAGCACATTTGGTTTATCAGACTGGTCTTTCTAG GGAAGCCCAGCCATTTGACAGGTTAAAAGAGGCTCACTCATTCTTCTTGCAACGAATCTCTAAGCGGACCAAACCATCCTCCCTTGTCAAG GTTGGTGAGGCGCTTTTTGTTAACCCCTGGGAAACCTCCACTGTGGACGGTTTAATTCTCAAGATTAAACCCCAGCTTCTCAAATATGAT GGTTACTATGCAACCAACAAAGCCTTCCCCTCCAAAGCCAACTTGTCTTTTTTGCAGAACTTTTCAAGAAATAAGATCATTGACATAG GTGGAAGGAAGTACCAGATCAAGGGATGTGCTGGTCAAGGTGGTTTTGCTCAAGTGTTCAAAGCATGCATTGACTCCAATCCTGATGAAATTGTTGCTCTCAAG GTACAGAAGCCACCTTTCCCTTTGGAGTTCCACATGTATCGCCAGCTTGATCACAGGATCCCCGAGAACCAA AGATCAAGTTTTGGATTGGCTCAGAGAGTGCACATGTATTCAGACTGCAGTATACTTGTGTGCGATTATCTATCACATGGGACACTCCAG GACGTCATAAACTCGTATGTCGTTGTTGGCAAGTCCATGGAAGAAGTTTTGTGTATGTATTACACAGTTGAGATGCTGTACATGCTGGAAACTCTGCACAGTGTTGGAATCATTCATGGTGATTTCAAGCCAGACAATCTGCTCATCCAATACCCTCC GAAAAATCTGACCGAGACAGGCTTTCATGAAAAAACAGGCTCTTGGAGCAATCAG GGTCTGTGTCTTGTGGACTGGGGTAGAGGAATAGACTTGAGCCTGTTTCCTAGCACCACCCAGTTTACAGGAGATTGTCGTACGTCAGGCTTCCGTTGCACAGAGATGAAGGAGAACAAACCTTGGAAGTTTCAG GTGGACACTTATGGACTCTGTGTAATCGTACATATGATGCTGCACAACACATACATGGAGATCGATAAAAAACAATCTCTGGACGGTGGCCACGTAAATTTGCCAAGAACTTCCTTCAAAAG ATACTGGAACGTAGATATGTGGAAGGAACTGTTCACGAAGCTGCTCAACAGTGAGACGTGTGAAGATGACACAGAGACACTGAGGAGTCTGAGAAAGTCGATGGAAGCGTATATATGCTCTGATCCTAAGCTCATGGACAAGCTTAACGAGTTACTGGCCAAACAACGCGTCTCTTTATGCTCTTCGTAA
- the LOC106310066 gene encoding mitotic checkpoint serine/threonine-protein kinase BUB1 isoform X1, which translates to MSSLSSSPTSLGDPLFPWLLKIRKSTEDVCSGRSSGEDLDELLYECISTHKEDARYRNDVRFLKICFLYLEGSEDFESVYKEVEENEICIGHSLLYEWYATFLELKGLWIRAHLVYQTGLSREAQPFDRLKEAHSFFLQRISKRTKPSSLVKVLTFSNKLAFGFYFGIECKFPSVQVGEALFVNPWETSTVDGLILKIKPQLLKYDGYYATNKAFPSKANLSFLQNFSRNKIIDIGGRKYQIKGCAGQGGFAQVFKACIDSNPDEIVALKVQKPPFPLEFHMYRQLDHRIPENQRSSFGLAQRVHMYSDCSILVCDYLSHGTLQDVINSYVVVGKSMEEVLCMYYTVEMLYMLETLHSVGIIHGDFKPDNLLIQYPPKNLTETGFHEKTGSWSNQGLCLVDWGRGIDLSLFPSTTQFTGDCRTSGFRCTEMKENKPWKFQVDTYGLCVIVHMMLHNTYMEIDKKQSLDGGHVNLPRTSFKRYWNVDMWKELFTKLLNSETCEDDTETLRSLRKSMEAYICSDPKLMDKLNELLAKQRVSLCSS; encoded by the exons ATGAGCTCCTTATCATCATCACCCACCTCCCTCGGCGACCCGCTCTTCCCCTGGCTTCT GAAGATTCGAAAATCGACGGAAGATGTATGCTCCGGTAGAAGTTCCGGCGAAGATCTCGACGAGCTTCTCTACGAGTGTATCTCAACTCACAAGGAAGATGCTCGGTACCGAAACGACGTCAGATTCCTCAAGATCTGCTTCCTCTAC CTTGAGGGCAGTGAGGATTTCGAGAGTGTTTATAAAGAAGTTGAGGAGAATGAGATATGCATAGGGCACTCGTTGCTCTACGAATGGTATGCCACTTTCCTCGAGCTCAAAGGATTATGGATAAGAGCACATTTGGTTTATCAGACTGGTCTTTCTAG GGAAGCCCAGCCATTTGACAGGTTAAAAGAGGCTCACTCATTCTTCTTGCAACGAATCTCTAAGCGGACCAAACCATCCTCCCTTGTCAAGGTTTTAACTTTTTCTAACAAACTAGCATTTGGCTTTTACTTTGGGATTGAATGCAAGTTTCCTTCTGTTCAGGTTGGTGAGGCGCTTTTTGTTAACCCCTGGGAAACCTCCACTGTGGACGGTTTAATTCTCAAGATTAAACCCCAGCTTCTCAAATATGAT GGTTACTATGCAACCAACAAAGCCTTCCCCTCCAAAGCCAACTTGTCTTTTTTGCAGAACTTTTCAAGAAATAAGATCATTGACATAG GTGGAAGGAAGTACCAGATCAAGGGATGTGCTGGTCAAGGTGGTTTTGCTCAAGTGTTCAAAGCATGCATTGACTCCAATCCTGATGAAATTGTTGCTCTCAAG GTACAGAAGCCACCTTTCCCTTTGGAGTTCCACATGTATCGCCAGCTTGATCACAGGATCCCCGAGAACCAA AGATCAAGTTTTGGATTGGCTCAGAGAGTGCACATGTATTCAGACTGCAGTATACTTGTGTGCGATTATCTATCACATGGGACACTCCAG GACGTCATAAACTCGTATGTCGTTGTTGGCAAGTCCATGGAAGAAGTTTTGTGTATGTATTACACAGTTGAGATGCTGTACATGCTGGAAACTCTGCACAGTGTTGGAATCATTCATGGTGATTTCAAGCCAGACAATCTGCTCATCCAATACCCTCC GAAAAATCTGACCGAGACAGGCTTTCATGAAAAAACAGGCTCTTGGAGCAATCAG GGTCTGTGTCTTGTGGACTGGGGTAGAGGAATAGACTTGAGCCTGTTTCCTAGCACCACCCAGTTTACAGGAGATTGTCGTACGTCAGGCTTCCGTTGCACAGAGATGAAGGAGAACAAACCTTGGAAGTTTCAG GTGGACACTTATGGACTCTGTGTAATCGTACATATGATGCTGCACAACACATACATGGAGATCGATAAAAAACAATCTCTGGACGGTGGCCACGTAAATTTGCCAAGAACTTCCTTCAAAAG ATACTGGAACGTAGATATGTGGAAGGAACTGTTCACGAAGCTGCTCAACAGTGAGACGTGTGAAGATGACACAGAGACACTGAGGAGTCTGAGAAAGTCGATGGAAGCGTATATATGCTCTGATCCTAAGCTCATGGACAAGCTTAACGAGTTACTGGCCAAACAACGCGTCTCTTTATGCTCTTCGTAA
- the LOC106310071 gene encoding probable protein phosphatase 2C 58, with protein sequence MTGREILHKMKMKAGFCGSETGRGKSRTWKNISHGFHFVKGKSNHPMEDYAVSEFKKVDNHDLGLFAIFDGHLGHDVAKYLQTNLFDNILKEKDFWTDMDKAIRNAYISTDAFILEQSLQLGKGGSTAVTGILIDGQKLVVANVGDSRAVMSKNGVASQLSVDHEPSKEQKEIESRGGFVSNIPGDVPRVDGQLAVARAFGDKSLKIHLSSEPDITHQTIDDETEFIVFASDGIWKVMSNQEAVDAIRSIKDPHEAAKELIEEAISRKSKDDISCIVVRF encoded by the exons ATGACAGGCAGAGAAATTCTCCATAAGATGAAG ATGAAGGCTGGATTCTGCGGATCTGAAACCGGCAGAGGTAAAAGCAGGACATGGAAAAACATCTCCCACGGTTTTCACTTTGTCAAGGGCAAATCAAACCATCCCATGGAGGACTACGCTGTGTCTGAGTTCAAAAAAGTGGACAATCACGATTTGGGTTTGTTTGCCATCTTTGACGGTCACTTGGGACATGACGTGGCCAAGTACTTGCAGACCAATCTTTTTGACAACATACTCAAAGAG AAAGATTTTTGGACTGATATGGACAAGGCTATAAGGAATGCATACATATCAACAGATGCTTTTATATTAGAGCAGTCACTTCAACTTGGCAAAGGCGGATCAACTGCTGTAACTGGAATTCTGATTGATGGGCAAAAGCTAGTGGTTGCTAACGTTGGAGACTCACGGGCGGTGATGTCAAAGAATGGCGTTGCATCTCAGCTCTCGGTTGATCACGAACCAAGCAAGGAGCAAAAGGAAATAGAGAGCCGTGGCGGCTTTGTGTCCAATATTCCAG GGGACGTTCCAAGAGTTGATGGACAACTAGCGGTTGCGAGGGCGTTTGGAGATAAGAGCTTAAAGATACATCTGAGCTCAGAACCAGACATAACACACCAGACAATCGATGATGAGACCGAGTTCATTGTTTTCGCGAGTGATGGAATTTGGAAG GTGATGTCAAACCAAGAAGCTGTGGACGCGATCAGAAGCATAAAAGATCCACATGAGGCAGCCAAGGAGTTGATAGAAGAAGCAATCTCTAGGAAAAGCAAAGATGACATCTCCTGTATCGTTGTAAGATTCTAA
- the LOC106307600 gene encoding tyrosine aminotransferase-like encodes MGETGGGKRWNFGANEVVELSCSQNVRYFLNLLADNLDRNDSRPVIPLGHGDPSPFPSYRTDPAAVEAVCDALRSAQFNHYSTTSGLPIARKAVAEYLSRGLSYQICPNDVHLTAGCHHAIDVLISTLAVPGANILLPRPSYPMYDSRAAFSQLEIRRYDLLPENGWEVDLDAVEALADDKTAAILVINPCNPCGNVFSRQHLQKIAETASKLGVLVIADEVYKDITFGETPFVSMAEFAEIVPVMLLGSISKRWCVPGWRFGWMVTLDPHNIMKDSGLVHSLANVLNMSTDPTTFIQGAIPDILEKTKEEFFSSVLETLRECSESCYEEIKKIPCITCPYKPEASMFTMVKLELSVLEDIKDDLEFCCKLAKEESLIILPGRSVGLKNWLRITFAVEPELLKDGLSRLNKFALRHSKKKQQP; translated from the exons ATGGGAGAAACCGGAGGAGGCAAGAGATGGAACTTTGGGGCCAATGAGGTCGTTGAGCTATCTTGTTCTCAGAACGTCCGCTATTTTCTGAACCTCCTCGCTGATAACCTCGACCGCAATGACAGCAGACCTGTCATCCCCCTCGGACACGGCGACCCCTCTCCCTTCCCTTCCTACCGTACTGATCCAGCCGCAGTTGAAGCCGTCTGCGATGCTCTCCGTTCAGCACAGTTTAACCACTACTCTACTACTTCTGGTCTTCCTATCGCTAGGAA GGCAGTTGCAGAGTACCTCTCCCGGGGACTCTCTTACCAGATCTGTCCGAACGATGTTCATCTGACAGCCGGTTGTCACCACGCCATCGATGTCTTGATCTCCACGCTGGCGGTTCCAGGCGCCAACATTCTGCTGCCTAGGCCAAGCTACCCCATGTACGATTCCCGAGCAGCTTTCAGCCAGCTCGAGATCCGTCGCTACGACCTCCTTCCAGAAAATGGCTGGGAGGTCGATCTTGACGCAGTTGAGGCTCTTGCAGATGACAAAACCGCTGCTATACTCGTTATCAACCCTTGCAATCCATGCGGAAACGTTTTCTCCCGTCAACACCTTCAAAAGATTGCGGAAACTGCTAGCAAACTTGGAGTGCTTGTGATCGCGGACGAAGTCTACAAGGATATAACCTTTGGGGAGACGCCGTTTGTGTCCATGGCTGAGTTTGCAGAGATTGTCCCAGTGATGTTGTTAGGTTCGATATCAAAGAGATGGTGCGTCCCCGGGTGGAGGTTTGGCTGGATGGTTACACTTGACCCTCATAACATCATGAAAGATTCTGGG CTTGTTCATAGTCTTGCCAACGTCCTCAACATGTCGACAGATCCCACAACTTTTATTCAG GGGGCAATACCTGATATCCTTGAGAAGACAAAAGAGGAATTCTTCTCATCTGTACTGGAAACACTAAGAGAATGTTCAGAGAGTTGTTACGAGGAGATAAAGAAGATCCCTTGCATCACTTGCCCTTACAAACCAGAGGCGTCAATGTTCACTATG GTGAAGTTAGAGTTATCGGTTCTTGAAGATATAAAGGATGATTTGGAATTCTGCTGCAAGTTGGCTAAAGAGGAATCGTTGATCATCCTACCAGGTCGATCTGTGGGGCTTAAGAATTGGCTACGCATCACCTTTGCCGTGGAGCCAGAGCTCCTTAAAGATGGGCTTTCCAGGCTAAACAAGTTTGCACTGAGACACTCCAAGAAGAAGCAGCAGCCATGA
- the LOC106307866 gene encoding reticulon-like protein B17 yields METTPPPYHRPSSAKSASRLARVNDSKEEEKEEAPPNLCLDLVCQLSPKSNDTPTPCPPPPLPRASSSPSPLRRSKTRLDDRLQMEASEDAAAAALVVRKQGKAKGGQKSLLASPRNPRRSRRRSEAVAESVIEEAPKPRKRKPNVARTKKEQKQTSSSSSHLPNDASCQSDLNRVGEIISDLVMWRDVAKSTLWFGFGCLSFLSSCFAKGLNFSLFSAVSNLGLVLLCGSFLSNTLSQRNKEYAKREFHVSEDDVLRLARRFLPAANLIISKTSVLFSGEPSMTLKVTPFLLIGAEYGHLITLWRLSAFGFFLSFTVPKLYSCYTHQISQKVERVKTRIGEAWQVCSHKKILAGSAVTAFWNLTSIRTRIFAVFIILVIFRYRRQNLVQLNPDEVVPVENEKPEEETLPQEEETQQPQEEQALAMVVAETQGSKKL; encoded by the exons ATGGAGACGACGCCTCCTCCTTACCACCGCCCGTCGAGCGCCAAATCAGCCTCGCGTCTCGCTCGTGTCAACGATTCGAAAGAAGAAGAAAAAGAAGAAGCTCCACCCAATCTCTGTCTTGATTTGGTTTGTCAGTTGTCTCCGAAGAGCAACGATACTCCTACTCCTTGCCCACCACCACCACTCCCAAGAGCCTCTTCTTCTCCTTCCCCTCTCCGCAGATCCAAGACCCGTTTAGACGATCGGCTCCAAATGGAGGCCTCTGAGGATGCTGCTGCTGCTGCGTTGGTGGTTCGCAAGCAGGGGAAGGCGAAAGGAGGGCAAAAGAGTCTTTTGGCTTCTCCCAGGAATCCACGCAGATCCAGGCGAAGGTCGGAGGCTGTGGCGGAGAGTGTGATCGAAGAAGCCCCAAAGCCTAGAAAACGTAAGCCCAACGTCGCTCGCACTAAGAAGGAACAAAAGCAAACTTCTTCGTCTTCTTCGCATCTTCCAA ATGACGCTTCTTGTCAAAGCGATCTGAACCGGGTTGGAGAGATTATCAGCGATTTGGTTATGTGGAGGGATGTTGCCAAGTCGACACTCTGGTTCGGTTTTGGATGTCTTTCTTTCCTTTCTTCTTGCTTTGCCAAAGGACTCAACTTTAG CCTTTTCTCGGCGGTTTCCAATCTCGGGCTTGTGTTACTTTGCGGCTCCTTCTTGTCAAACACTCTTTCTCAAAG GAATAAGGAATACGCCAAGAGAGAGTTCCATGTGAGTGAAGATGATGTCTTGCGCTTAGCCAGACGATTCCTTCCCGCTGCCAACTTGATCATTTCAAAGACCAGTGTGCTTTTTTCAGGAGAACCATCCATGACACTCAAA GTAACACCATTTCTGCTAATTGGTGCTGAGTATGGCCACCTCATTACACTCTGGAGACTATCCGCATTTG GTTTCTTCCTCAGCTTCACCGTCCCAAAGCTCTATTCGTGTTACACCCATCAAATTAGCCAAAAAG TTGAAAGAGTGAAAACGAGAATAGGCGAAGCATGGCAAGTGTGCTCACACAAGAAGATCTTGGCTGGCTCTGCGGTGACAGCCTTCTGGAACTTGACAAGCATTAGAACCCGGATTTTTGCAG TGTTTATCATCCTAGTGATATTTCGGTATAGGAGACAGAATCTAGTACAGCTAAATCCGGATGAAGTTGTTCCTGTTGAGAATGAGAAGCCAGAAGAAGAAACACTTCCACAGGAGGAAGAGACGCAGCAGCCACAAGAAGAGCAAGCCTTAGCTATGGTGGTTGCAGAAACCCAAGGATCAAAGAAACTATGA
- the LOC106307867 gene encoding protein NUCLEAR FUSION DEFECTIVE 6, chloroplastic/mitochondrial isoform X1 has protein sequence MATSAVASGARSMLRAASSRGRFASQAKSVPPMFRATARRSSLLSPLRNPVEMSFCMESMLPYHTATASALMTSMLSTSAHSYAWLSHACIEDF, from the exons ATGGCCACCTCCGCCGTCGCCTCGGGTGCCAGATCGATGCTTCGAGCAGCTTCCTCTCGGGGCCGGTTCGCCTCTCAAGCGAAATCCGTCCCTCCCATGTTTAGAGCCACCGCTAGAAGAAGCTCACTGCTTTCACCTCTCCG GAATCCAGTGGAAATGAGCTTCTGTATGGAGTCAATGTTACCCTACCACACTGCCACAGCTTCTGCGCTTATGACTTCAATGCTTTCCACCTCTGCGCATAGCTACGCCTGGCTCTCTCACG CTTGCATAGAGGACTTTTGA
- the LOC106307867 gene encoding protein NUCLEAR FUSION DEFECTIVE 6, chloroplastic/mitochondrial isoform X2 produces MATSAVASGARSMLRAASSRGRFASQAKSVPPMFRATARRSSLLSPLRNPVEMSFCMESMLPYHTATASALMTSMLSTSAHSYAWLSHACNDDV; encoded by the exons ATGGCCACCTCCGCCGTCGCCTCGGGTGCCAGATCGATGCTTCGAGCAGCTTCCTCTCGGGGCCGGTTCGCCTCTCAAGCGAAATCCGTCCCTCCCATGTTTAGAGCCACCGCTAGAAGAAGCTCACTGCTTTCACCTCTCCG GAATCCAGTGGAAATGAGCTTCTGTATGGAGTCAATGTTACCCTACCACACTGCCACAGCTTCTGCGCTTATGACTTCAATGCTTTCCACCTCTGCGCATAGCTACGCCTGGCTCTCTCACG CTTGCAATGATGATGTGTGA